One window of Psychrobacillus sp. FSL H8-0483 genomic DNA carries:
- the rpsF gene encoding 30S ribosomal protein S6 → MRKYELMYIIQPAIEEDAKKALVERFQEILTSNGAEIIEAKEWGKRRLAYEINDLREGFYQIVKVNADSKAIDEYTRLANINEDIIRHIAVRIDDIKVKAKK, encoded by the coding sequence ATGAGAAAGTACGAATTAATGTACATTATTCAACCAGCAATTGAAGAAGATGCTAAGAAAGCTTTAGTTGAGCGTTTCCAAGAAATCTTAACTTCAAATGGTGCAGAAATCATCGAAGCAAAAGAGTGGGGTAAACGCCGCTTAGCTTACGAAATCAATGACTTGCGTGAAGGTTTCTACCAAATCGTTAAAGTAAACGCTGATTCAAAAGCAATCGATGAGTATACACGTTTAGCTAACATCAATGAAGACATTATCCGTCACATTGCTGTTCGTATCGACGATATTAAAGTTAAAGCAAAAAAATAA
- a CDS encoding DUF2232 domain-containing protein, with product MPKNKTNNITYGSMMIALFAILLGLTFYIPFVGFITAFIVLLPIAWYSANFERKQAILVTTISIIISFIIGNIGGLIFGLLIAPLGFIIGDSIRGNKSKLYMLMASTIFILFMTAVQYIISILVLNINVLEQFLESVEIYYERLGNMMSSVGQLPENYDAMVNKSLQLIEAIMPTYFIGGAFILAFIYLIINLPLLKKLKLDVPKFSKFVDFRLPKAVLWYYLIVSVITLIVSFEIGTFGYLLFVNAALILRTLLFLQGVSLIHYYFYVRGWPKSAAILATFLAVPLYTFTIILGVLDLGFNLRGFLKDRYKK from the coding sequence ATGCCAAAAAATAAAACAAACAATATAACATATGGATCCATGATGATTGCACTATTTGCTATTCTATTAGGCCTGACTTTCTATATACCATTTGTAGGTTTTATAACAGCTTTTATAGTGCTATTACCGATTGCTTGGTATAGTGCAAATTTTGAAAGAAAACAAGCTATTCTTGTAACTACCATTTCAATAATAATCTCTTTTATTATTGGAAATATTGGTGGTTTAATATTTGGACTCCTAATTGCTCCGCTTGGATTTATAATAGGAGACTCCATTCGAGGTAATAAGTCAAAGCTATATATGTTAATGGCTTCCACGATTTTTATATTATTCATGACGGCAGTTCAATACATAATTTCAATTTTAGTATTAAATATTAATGTTTTGGAGCAATTTTTAGAGAGCGTTGAAATATACTACGAACGACTAGGGAATATGATGTCCTCGGTAGGACAGTTGCCAGAAAATTACGATGCAATGGTTAATAAAAGCTTACAGCTTATTGAAGCAATTATGCCTACTTACTTTATTGGTGGAGCATTTATATTAGCTTTTATTTACTTAATCATTAATTTACCTTTGTTGAAGAAGCTTAAATTAGACGTGCCGAAGTTTTCAAAATTCGTGGATTTTAGACTTCCAAAAGCGGTATTATGGTATTATTTAATCGTATCCGTTATCACATTGATTGTGTCATTTGAAATAGGAACTTTTGGTTATTTACTCTTTGTAAATGCAGCTTTGATTTTAAGAACTCTTTTGTTTTTACAAGGGGTTTCGCTTATTCACTATTATTTTTATGTGCGAGGATGGCCAAAATCGGCTGCTATTCTGGCAACATTTTTGGCAGTTCCACTCTATACGTTTACAATAATACTTGGTGTGTTAGATTTAGGATTTAACTTACGAGGATTTTTAAAAGACAGGTACAAAAAATAA
- the ssb gene encoding single-stranded DNA-binding protein — protein MINRVVLVGRLTKDPELRYTPSGVAMARFTLAVNRTFSNQQGEREADFINCVVWRKQAENTANFLKKGSLAGVEGRIQTGSYEGQDGKRVYTTDVVADSVQFLEPRSSSGDRSQGGQTPSFGGGGQQQNSYPTYQQNQPMNQQNYTRVDEDPFANSSGPIEVSDDDLPF, from the coding sequence ATGATTAACCGTGTCGTATTAGTTGGAAGACTAACAAAAGATCCGGAACTTCGCTACACGCCAAGTGGTGTTGCAATGGCAAGATTTACACTAGCTGTAAATCGCACATTCTCCAACCAACAAGGCGAAAGAGAAGCTGATTTTATCAACTGTGTCGTTTGGAGAAAGCAAGCTGAAAACACAGCTAACTTTTTGAAAAAAGGAAGTTTAGCAGGTGTTGAAGGGCGTATTCAAACGGGTAGTTATGAAGGACAAGATGGGAAACGTGTTTATACGACAGATGTTGTTGCAGACAGCGTTCAGTTCCTAGAACCACGTAGTAGCTCTGGTGACCGAAGCCAAGGTGGACAAACACCATCATTTGGCGGCGGTGGACAGCAGCAAAACTCATATCCGACATATCAGCAAAACCAACCAATGAATCAGCAAAATTATACACGTGTAGATGAAGATCCTTTTGCAAATAGTAGTGGACCAATCGAAGTATCGGATGACGACCTACCGTTTTAA
- a CDS encoding DUF3267 domain-containing protein yields MENYEQEDILSVIEIDLKKVAWSSLIMTFSFSIIGMIIYISLYGSFQITFSFVDLLLLFFGYVLLIILHECFHLVGFWFFGKVPWSSMNYGVNLKMGIAYATTSIPLPNRAMKKALLLPFWTTGVLPVIIGYSIQSPMLVLLGAWLIAGAAGDFAMYKDLRKYPPNILIKDDPVKPKLYVMK; encoded by the coding sequence ATGGAAAACTATGAACAGGAAGATATCTTATCTGTCATTGAAATTGATTTAAAAAAAGTGGCTTGGTCAAGCTTAATTATGACTTTTTCATTTTCCATTATTGGAATGATCATTTATATATCCTTGTACGGTAGCTTTCAAATAACTTTTTCATTCGTGGATTTACTATTATTATTCTTCGGGTATGTACTACTTATTATTTTGCATGAATGTTTTCATCTAGTTGGGTTTTGGTTCTTTGGAAAAGTTCCCTGGAGTAGCATGAACTACGGAGTAAATCTTAAAATGGGGATTGCATATGCAACTACTTCTATCCCTTTGCCTAATAGAGCTATGAAAAAAGCATTACTACTACCTTTTTGGACAACTGGTGTACTCCCAGTAATTATTGGGTACTCCATCCAATCACCTATGCTTGTACTTTTAGGAGCTTGGCTGATTGCTGGTGCAGCAGGAGATTTTGCAATGTATAAAGATTTAAGAAAATACCCGCCCAACATATTAATCAAGGATGATCCCGTTAAACCAAAATTATACGTTATGAAATAA
- the ychF gene encoding redox-regulated ATPase YchF: protein MALTAGIVGLPNVGKSTLFNAITKAGALAANYPFATIDPNVGIVEVPDARLDKLTELVVPKKTVPTAFEFTDIAGIVEGASKGEGLGNKFLAHIREVDAICQVVRCFNDENITHVSGKVDPISDIEVINLELILADLESVDKRLARVVKMAKQKDKDAMVEEPILTRLKEAFEEGKSGRSVDFTEEELRVVKGLHLLTVKPMLYVANVSEDDIMASEENEYVQKVRAFAAEEGAQVIVVCAKIEEEMAALEDEEKQMFLEELGIEESGLDQLIKASYSLLGLATYFTAGVQEVRAWTFRKGMKAPQCAGVIHSDFEKGFIRAETVAYDDLVATGSMTAAKEAGKVRLEGKEYIVQDGDVMLFRFNV, encoded by the coding sequence ATGGCTTTAACGGCAGGGATTGTAGGATTACCAAATGTAGGGAAATCCACATTGTTTAATGCAATAACAAAAGCAGGTGCACTTGCTGCAAACTATCCGTTCGCTACAATCGATCCAAACGTAGGAATTGTTGAAGTTCCTGACGCTCGTTTAGATAAATTAACTGAGTTAGTTGTACCAAAGAAAACAGTTCCAACTGCATTTGAATTTACAGATATTGCAGGAATTGTAGAAGGTGCAAGTAAAGGAGAAGGTCTTGGAAACAAGTTCTTAGCTCATATTCGAGAAGTAGATGCAATCTGCCAAGTAGTACGATGCTTTAATGATGAAAATATTACCCATGTATCTGGTAAGGTAGATCCAATTTCAGATATTGAAGTAATTAATCTAGAGTTAATCTTAGCCGATTTAGAAAGCGTAGATAAACGTTTAGCACGTGTAGTAAAAATGGCTAAACAAAAAGATAAAGATGCAATGGTAGAAGAACCTATTCTTACTCGTTTAAAAGAAGCTTTTGAAGAGGGTAAATCCGGTCGTTCTGTCGACTTTACAGAAGAAGAGTTACGTGTAGTAAAAGGCCTTCATTTATTAACAGTAAAACCAATGCTCTACGTTGCGAATGTGTCGGAAGATGATATTATGGCTTCGGAAGAAAATGAATATGTACAAAAAGTACGTGCATTTGCTGCAGAAGAAGGGGCACAAGTAATTGTTGTTTGTGCGAAAATCGAAGAAGAAATGGCTGCACTTGAAGATGAAGAAAAACAGATGTTCTTAGAAGAATTAGGAATAGAAGAGTCTGGATTAGATCAACTTATTAAAGCATCTTATTCATTACTTGGACTTGCTACTTACTTTACAGCTGGTGTACAAGAAGTAAGAGCTTGGACATTCCGTAAAGGGATGAAAGCACCTCAATGTGCAGGAGTAATTCACTCTGATTTTGAAAAAGGATTTATCCGAGCAGAAACAGTTGCATATGATGATTTAGTAGCTACTGGATCTATGACAGCTGCAAAAGAAGCAGGTAAAGTTCGATTAGAAGGAAAAGAATACATTGTACAAGATGGCGACGTTATGTTGTTCCGTTTTAACGTATAA
- the rplI gene encoding 50S ribosomal protein L9 — MKVVFLKDVKGKGKKGEIKNVADGYAHNFLLKNNLAVEANAAAISALEGQKKKSEKEAAEELAEAKKLKEVLEQLTVELKAKSGSDGRLFGSVTTKQIAGQLEKSHGIKLDKRKMELDDAIRALGYTNVPVKLHHEVVATLKVHVTEEA, encoded by the coding sequence ATGAAAGTAGTATTCTTAAAAGACGTAAAAGGAAAAGGTAAAAAAGGAGAAATTAAAAACGTAGCAGATGGGTATGCACATAATTTCTTATTAAAAAATAACCTTGCAGTTGAGGCAAACGCTGCAGCAATTAGTGCATTAGAAGGACAAAAGAAAAAGTCCGAAAAAGAAGCTGCTGAAGAGTTAGCAGAAGCAAAAAAACTAAAAGAAGTACTAGAACAACTAACAGTTGAATTAAAAGCAAAATCAGGAAGTGATGGCCGTTTATTTGGTTCTGTCACTACAAAACAAATTGCAGGACAATTAGAAAAATCACATGGTATTAAGTTAGATAAACGTAAAATGGAATTAGACGATGCTATTCGTGCGTTAGGATATACGAATGTTCCAGTTAAACTTCATCATGAAGTAGTAGCGACACTAAAAGTTCATGTAACAGAAGAAGCGTAA
- a CDS encoding DHH family phosphoesterase produces MASFFRKRPNRYPLVLFMLLGGVASYLLLSNNVLVGSLFPLLVIGVSIYGWKLEQRVYEETEKHIETLSYRMKKVGEEALLEMPIGIILINDQYIIEWANPYMMQKLPFDTIIGEELVSISKDFQQLLKQEDSKELVISLDDNNYKVFYKAEEKLLYFFDITEQVEMESLYYGDRTVISVLFIDNYDEIAQGMDDQTRGQLNSIVTSCVNNWGAKYGIYVKRISSDRFLAVYNESILVELEKNKFSILDDIRETTSKFGFSLTLSVGVGVGSTSLVELGELAQSSLDLVLGRGGDQVAIKQPNGKVKFYGGKTNPVEKRTRVRARVISHALRDLIQDSDKVFVMGHRMPDMDAIGSAVGVRKMAEMNKVEGYVVVDFNEFDSSVLRLMDEIKEKPDLYNRFISPEEAINKMTDKTLLVVVDTHKPSLVIDEKLLQKAEKIVVIDHHRRGEEFISNTMLVYMEPYASSTSELVTELIEYQPKNEKISMLEATSMLAGIIVDTKSFTLRTGARTFEAASYLRTHGADTILVQSLLKEDLDTYIERSKIVQTVEFFRKGIAIAQGEESISYSQVLLAQTADILLTMSNVTASFVIGRRSESTIGISARSLGDVNVQLVMERLNGGGHLTNAACQLENKTIEEAITLLKDAIMEIIEGGNAE; encoded by the coding sequence GTGGCGTCTTTTTTTAGAAAACGACCAAATCGATATCCACTCGTTTTATTTATGCTCCTTGGTGGGGTTGCGTCTTATTTACTTCTTTCGAACAATGTTTTAGTTGGATCGTTATTTCCTCTGTTGGTTATTGGAGTATCCATATATGGATGGAAGCTAGAACAGCGCGTATATGAAGAAACAGAAAAGCATATCGAAACTCTTTCTTACCGAATGAAAAAAGTAGGCGAAGAAGCTCTGTTAGAGATGCCTATTGGAATTATATTAATAAATGATCAATATATCATTGAATGGGCAAATCCATATATGATGCAAAAGCTTCCATTCGATACCATTATTGGTGAGGAGCTTGTTTCTATATCTAAAGATTTTCAGCAACTTTTAAAGCAAGAGGATTCAAAGGAATTGGTTATATCCCTGGATGATAATAACTATAAAGTGTTCTACAAGGCGGAGGAAAAGCTACTTTACTTTTTCGACATAACGGAACAAGTAGAGATGGAGTCTTTATACTACGGTGATCGAACGGTAATTAGTGTGCTTTTTATTGATAATTACGATGAAATAGCACAAGGCATGGATGACCAAACACGTGGTCAGTTAAACAGTATCGTGACATCCTGTGTGAATAATTGGGGTGCGAAGTATGGAATATACGTGAAAAGAATTTCTTCCGATCGCTTTTTAGCGGTATATAATGAGTCTATTTTAGTTGAACTAGAGAAAAATAAATTTTCCATTCTAGACGATATAAGAGAAACAACTTCCAAATTTGGATTTTCTTTAACGTTAAGTGTTGGAGTAGGTGTTGGTTCTACTTCACTTGTTGAACTTGGAGAGTTAGCGCAGTCTAGCCTAGATTTAGTATTAGGTCGAGGCGGTGATCAAGTTGCTATAAAACAGCCAAATGGAAAGGTGAAGTTTTATGGTGGAAAGACAAATCCAGTTGAAAAACGAACTCGTGTTAGAGCAAGGGTTATCTCACATGCACTTCGAGATTTAATACAAGATAGCGATAAAGTATTTGTAATGGGACATAGAATGCCAGATATGGATGCTATAGGTTCTGCTGTCGGAGTGAGAAAAATGGCGGAGATGAACAAAGTTGAAGGCTACGTTGTTGTTGATTTTAATGAATTCGATAGTAGTGTGCTTCGACTAATGGATGAAATTAAAGAAAAGCCGGACCTATATAATCGTTTTATCAGTCCAGAAGAGGCTATAAATAAAATGACAGATAAAACGTTATTAGTTGTGGTGGATACACATAAACCTAGTTTAGTTATAGACGAGAAATTGCTTCAAAAAGCAGAAAAAATAGTTGTAATAGATCATCATCGACGGGGAGAAGAATTTATTTCAAATACAATGCTTGTGTATATGGAGCCATATGCATCATCTACTTCAGAACTTGTAACGGAATTAATCGAATATCAACCCAAAAATGAAAAAATATCCATGCTCGAAGCTACATCTATGCTTGCTGGGATAATAGTAGATACAAAAAGCTTTACGCTTCGAACAGGAGCCAGAACCTTTGAAGCAGCCTCTTATCTTCGGACACATGGTGCAGACACCATACTTGTTCAAAGTTTATTAAAAGAAGACCTAGACACATATATTGAGCGATCTAAAATCGTGCAGACTGTTGAATTCTTTAGAAAAGGAATTGCGATCGCTCAAGGAGAAGAGAGTATTTCATATAGCCAAGTACTACTTGCTCAAACCGCCGATATTTTATTAACAATGAGCAACGTCACTGCTTCATTTGTAATAGGGCGGAGAAGTGAATCTACAATAGGAATTAGTGCAAGATCGCTTGGGGATGTAAATGTACAGTTAGTAATGGAAAGGCTTAATGGCGGGGGGCATTTAACTAATGCGGCATGCCAATTAGAAAATAAAACAATAGAAGAAGCAATTACACTTTTAAAAGATGCCATAATGGAAATAATTGAAGGAGGAAATGCAGAATGA
- a CDS encoding DUF951 domain-containing protein — translation MGSKQFQLNDIVEMKKQHPCGTNAWKIIRMGADIRIKCEGCQHSVMIPRNEFEKKMKKLLVQANPEQG, via the coding sequence GTGGGAAGCAAGCAATTTCAACTAAATGATATCGTTGAAATGAAAAAACAACATCCATGTGGCACGAATGCATGGAAAATTATTCGTATGGGAGCCGACATTCGTATAAAATGCGAGGGGTGTCAGCATAGTGTAATGATTCCTAGAAATGAATTTGAAAAGAAGATGAAAAAGCTATTAGTTCAAGCAAATCCTGAGCAAGGATAG
- the rpsR gene encoding 30S ribosomal protein S18 yields the protein MAPRRGGKRRRKVCYFTANNIAHIDYKDVDLLKKFVSERGKILPRRVTGTSAKYQRKLTRAIKVSRIMALLPFSSEER from the coding sequence ATGGCACCACGTCGCGGAGGCAAAAGACGTCGTAAAGTTTGTTACTTCACAGCAAACAACATTGCACACATCGATTATAAAGATGTAGATTTGTTGAAAAAATTCGTGTCAGAACGTGGAAAAATTCTTCCACGTCGTGTGACAGGAACAAGCGCGAAGTACCAACGTAAGTTAACACGAGCTATTAAAGTATCTCGTATCATGGCTTTACTTCCATTCTCTTCTGAAGAGAGATAA